The nucleotide sequence TGTTGCATGTTGGCCAAGAGTCGTGCTGACTGGTCCGTCGCCTCTTTAATTGAATATGGAATCAGACCAGACAAGCTCATTACCTTTATGAATAGGATTTTAAGCTTCCTACCCCAATTAGTTGCTGAATTCATCACATGTCAATTTTTCGGCTAATTCCAAAACTTCTTCACGGGGATCTCGTCAGGTATTTTCTTGATTGATACATCTAATTGGAGACGACTCATTTTTCAGAGTTTTTATGAAAATTCCTCAATTTACACACATAAGTCGGTCACTTCGAGTCGGCAAATCGAGGTTGGCTGCGAAGTTACGAAAGAGTTTTTCTTTCCTATActtcaaggaaatatttttttatttcatttagtTCTGGCTAATGGTTGAATATCTAAATACTCAAATAGGCAAATATACCTTTGTATGTAATCGTTACGACCCTATAGATTATaaatattcttaatcaggatcactagccgattCGATCTAACAATGTCCGTCTGTGCGTATGAGTACTGATATATCTGAATCTATAAGAGCCAAAAAGTTGGGATTAAGCATGTGCtttctgcgcagcgcaagattGTTTAATCGAAGTAACGCTAGAACCTGTCTAGCGCCCATTTTGTTCCTTCTATCAATACCTACATGGCCATAATCAATACCCATCTACATCGGACCATTCAACAAAAAGTTATTAACAAACATGAAAGGAAGCTAAGTTTCTGGGCCCATCAGAGCTTTcctatttttagaaaactaaaaacttgttacttatatattgatataatgtaataatttaatttactatTGTATATGTTTATGGAAAACAACATATAACGCTCTTTGTATAattttgacattaattatCCAAGCGTTTcgaataaaatgtaaaaaaccGGACGTCTTTGTCTTGCCATATGAATTCTGATTGACTCGTCtggtgatgctgatcaagaatgtatattCTTTGttgggtcggaaacgtctcttTTACTGCGTTGCacacttctgactgaaatcattataccctctgcaagggtataataaaggAATATAGGTTAGGTGGTCGGGTAGTGTGATGTGCAATCTCGGAAACAGCAGATATCTGCATCTCTCTGTTATCTCTAACTAAGTAAAGGGTAGTCTGATAGTCGAAGCCATCGACTATAtcgttttctcttgttttatCAATAAACAAATACACATCAGTTTGGTTGATATGTGATATATAAAACGTACAACTAGTATTACAATCATTAGAATAATTAgatcaacaaaaatatttaagcaaAGATTTTATTGAGTTAGCTTAAAAattgagagactagtttgcgtagagaCGGGCAGACAAGCAGAAAGTCTGctgatttttaaaattatataaagtTTATAGGTTAATAAATATCTTCTTCACCGTGTTGCAAAATAACAAAACCctcataaaaaaaaagaaaagtcaAATTGGTTTGTTATATGTAAAAACTTTACTGTAACATATTTTAGTTTCCACCTGTAGGGTAATAACTTTAATTGAACTTGTTGTTTAAGCTTTGCGAAAATTTTTCTTTACATGTAgaaaaatgtatgtatggtAACATAAAATTAGCATATGAAGTCTCTTAAATGTATACTGGGTTGTTCACAGAGTGCAACCGAAAACCACATGATATTTCCCTcttgaaattattaaaagaACGAAGTTAAAGAAAAAAGGGCACTGtaacctttttttttattaaattaactTCAAACTTTTTAATTAGATCTTAAGTTTTTATTATATACGCATTGTATTCGTTAATTCGAATTGTACACGTCCTGACAATTCACTTAACTTTAATCTCTTGGAATCTCGTGGAATTTGAACAACATAAACATTGACGAAGGACTCGTGAATGACCTTGACTGTTTAAGGTGCAAAATTATGCAAAAACTCCTCGGACAAGATAGTAAAGCCACCCGGTATTAACCAAAATCCTATGGCTCAAGAGTCTTTCATTTTTGAACCGGATAAAGTTGAAGCGAGACAACCGGCTGCACACTCTCTGTATCCGCTTCTCAGCCGAAGCGAACCAATGGGAGCAGACTTTCTATGGAACAGCCCTCGCTACACAAATATTCTATCCAAAACAACATTCTACCCTTGTTTTCCTTTGCGAAATATAACTTTTGCACAAAGCAGCTGAACAGGAAAACATAAGTAATGGTTAGGCACCGGTTTTCATTGTTGATTGGCAGGCTTCGGGGAAAAGCCGGATTCGCAGTTTGGGTAAGTTTCTTGGTAAgagtaaattttttttgcaaaattaataaaattcataTTATTACCGAATAACAACGAATATAAAAATCTTGcgagatacaaaattttatatCTGTGTGACTTTGGAATTATCTTTAAAATGAAAAGATGAGACAATTTCATATTTTGTCGAAAGACCgtaaaaaaattctttatttTACGGCccatttattaatattttaaaaataataataaattgatccAACGTTTCCGACTCATCGTTTGACTCATCGCTTACgttttttgaattaaaataattaatatgttttaaataccaatttatttgtttttaatattaaaatttaaaacaagatTTTTGGCAAAGTATTTCAAATAAATACTCATATTAATAATgataagtttaaaaaaaaataaacgagGATGttagttaacttcggcaagccgaaggttgtatacccttgcagttataattattaaaattaattcgaaattcttcaaattacaaaaaatgatattcccaataatgtaaaataatatgtcaaaaaacaccgaagctataatttgtttcatattatttttccaccaattttccggtcgttccaatggcagctatatgacatagtcgtccgattttgataaaattaaattcgaaattcagaactaatttaaaaatgttattaccAAGCGTGggagtttatatgttaaaaaacaccaaagaaataatttttttttccgattatttctatgggagctataagatatagttgtccgatctgGCTGGTTcagacttatatactaccagcaaaagaaagaagacttttgggaaggtttcagcccgatagctttaaagctgagagactagtttgcgtagaaagggacggacatggctagatcgactcgtctagtgatggtGATTCAcaatatacactttatggggtcggaaaagtCTTCTTCACTgagttgcaaacttctgactgaaatcataataccctctgcaagggtataacaaGCATTAAGGTTTTTATCCGAGTTGAGCGACATCTGTTGTTCGAGTTTAATTGaacattgcatacttttcggcAGATTTGTTATCGTTGTGAAGAGGGCGGTCAAGAGAGATGCTATGCTCAATGGGGGGTCAAAGAGAAAGAAGTGGAACGTAGAATGGAATCTTATctcatattatttttgtttgtttgaatTAACGTTTAACTTATATTACTTTTTATTCTGAGGCACTTTTTTGGAAAACTGGAAACCTAAagatatatcgatattttatagcaatattttaaatatcattttgttttttttaaacagaGAGTATCGTccatttgaaattttaaaaatgttcgaCATCCCTACTATAAAGCATGTAATGCGAATTGACTGTATAAAAGAGGTTTGGGGTGACATCAATAAAATTATCATCTTCACTGATAGAGCTGCTCTGCGTTGTTATTactcatttattttatttaaaattactttTGATGTGTACACTTTAAAACCTCATATTGATATTGCATTGCAACTGCtttctatttttttaaataaaaaaaaactcccaattttttttaggtctAAAAATAATccttttattaaaattaaaggcAAAGTGATTTTTTTATTGGGAAATAAATTACAAACTCAATGTATTTTAGTTCGAAAGACAGCGCAACATTAAGGAAGGAGCCAATACCCCAAATGTAAGTAAAAAACGTTTTGAAAACCTGTCGATTGCCTGATAAACTTGTTGGGGCATCGGCATCTCAGCGCCAATTAGGCGGTCTAGAAAGAGACTGGACTGGAGGTCCCCGCGATGACCTTGTCAACATCCAGATGCAGAAGGAGAAGCAGATGCAGGGCACTGTGGCATTGGGTCAACGAGCAGTCAGTCGCCTATAAAAGCCGATGGCCAGGCCGAAGTAAACTTGTGTAAAATCAGCTACCGACAGGAGCAAACCTCAACCTTCTACCGGATTCTGAAACTTCAATCATCATGTTCAATCAAGTAAGCTTCAATGTGCTCTACCTCTTGAGATAAATCTGATCGTATACCCTTCGACCACCCGCAGATTGTGATATTTGTGGCTCTTATAAGCCTGGCTCAAGCTGGTTTACTGCCCGTAAAATCGTCCGGAAGCGACGCCACCTTTGATCCCCATCCGCACTACTCCTTCAACTATGATGTTCAGGATGCAGAGACCGGAGATGTAAAGTCCCAATCGGAGTCTCGGGATGGAGACGTGGTCCATGGGCATTACTCCGTTAATGATGCCGATGGCTACAGACGCACTGTGGAATACACCGCCGATGATGTCCGTGGTTTCAATGCGGTGGTGCGCCGTGAACCACTTTCGAGTGCCGCGGTGGTTCTGAAGCCAAAGGTGCCAGTTGTGGCTCCCAAAGTTCAGTACCAGCCTCTGAAAAAGTTACCACCACTTAAGCCTCTTTCTCAGGCATCGGCCGTGGTGCACCGATCCTATGCACCAGTGATCCACCATGCGCCAGTGACCCATGTGGTGCACCACGCAGCTCCTGCTCATTCATACGTTTCCCACGTCCCCCTGCTGAAGACCTCCCTGCATCACGCTCATCACCCCCATGCCATTTCCTATGTGTTCTAGGTTGGATCTTTTCATTACGTTAAACTATGCCTGATTAAAACACTTTTAGATAAATGTCGTATCTATTCTTTTTTTCAAAAGTCAGGAAGACGCCAAAACCTAATAACATTGAAAAGGAAAttattttgaatatatatCATTAATAGAAACATACATTGAAGTCAAGTTTAGAACGTTAAAAAAGGTGTCCAGACAGGTGTTTATGTAATcgataaaattttaaatgtctaatcttaaaaaaaccatggttagttttaattacttttaaaatcGATTTCAACTGTTATATTTTCTGTTCGTAATTTCAATTCAACAACTTATTTGTTTCACAACAAATAATGTCTTGCATTTCAAAAACACAGCACAACAAATGCTGTCTTTCTATTAGCAATAAGCAAAGTAATCCCAGGAAAACATGAACATAAGAACATAAGTTGTGTCATGCCCATTCCACCGATCCATTTTCAAtaagaataccttcaaaacGTCCGCAATCACAGCTCGTTTTTTGGGTGGCATTCGGAAGTGAGGTGTCGCACTAAAGTTAAGCTTGAAATCCAATTAGCGTTCAACTGGAGCGACAGCCACCGAAAATAACCGTTTAAGGTCGTCGGTGGGGGTGGGGTTACCCACTGGCCAAACTCAAAGTTTCTGGCCAGGAGGGGATTGGAATGGGAATCGGAAATCAGAAATCGGTATGGGTGAGCTTGCAAGTGCAGAGTCAATTTGAAAAACCGTTGTTATGCATTTGCGCATGCGCTGCATACGATATGGCTGCCATTAGCGAGCGAGTATTTTTCGAAAGCGCAAACAAATGCCAGCCGATCATCATTATTGCTGGATCGATTTGGGGATGGGGGTTTTCTGGGGCAGGGGTACCCGAAGTGCACGTATTCGGGTATGCGACTTCTGAGGCCAATATTAATTCGGCCGGGCTGCCCGCTCAAGTCCAATTCAATCAAGAAGGCATTATGCTCGCCGAGGCTTTGTCACCGCTCAGCCTTGGCAGCGTGCCGCCCACCGCCGTCCTACCTCAAGTCCCGCCCCCTGCCGCCCCAGCAACGACCGCTTCTAGTCTTGAGCGTCTCGCATTTTGATATGGTCGACGTTGCCTTGTGACGCAAGTGCACGCCGCTGACATCGAAGCCGGGCAGAGTGCCATCGAGGCGGTATAAAAGCCCCAGTTGGACGCTGTTCAAATCAGTTCATCACCAATTTCGGTATCTAGAGCAACCCAACCCAACCCAAGCAAAAATGGCATTCAAAGTAAGGACCAAGTTCTAAAGTGTGGAGAAAGTGATACATGAGTGATAATAAGCAGAGAAAAATGAGCACAGTGGTTTCTCTTTTCCTAAAATGTAGTAAAAGTGCACTGTAAACTTAAGACATCGGACTAAAATTGTTAAACTAATCACACAAACTCTTCTGGACAATTGCAGTTCACCATTCTTTTCGCCGCCTGCATCGCCGTGGCCAGCGCTGGCATCATTCCCGCCGCCGCTCCCCTGGCCGCCGTGGCCCAGGTGGAGGAGTACGACCCCCATCCCCAGTACACATACGGCTACGACGTCAAGGACGCCATCTCCGGGGACTCGAAGACCCAGGTGGAGACCCGCGAGGGCGACGTTGTCCAGGGCCAGTACTCGCTGAACGACGCCGACGGCTACCGCCGCATTGTGGACTACACCGCCGACCCCATCAACGGATTCAACGCCGTTGTCCGCCGTGAGCCCCTGGTGGCCGCCGTCGCCGCCGCTCCCGCCGCCGTCGTGGCTGCCCCGGCACCAGTTGTCCGTGCCGCCGTCGCCGCCCCAGTGGTCCGTGCCGCTCCCCTGACCGCCGCCTACGCCGCAGCCCCCGCACACCTGGCCTACGCCGCCGCCCCCGCTCCCCTCGCCTACGCCGCCCCTGCGCCCATCGTCAAGGCCGCTCCCCTGGTCGCCGCTGGACCCGCCATCGTCAAGACCCAGTTCGCTTCGCCTCTTATCTCGTACGCCTATTAAAGAGCTGAATAGGCCACCACGACCCGATAATTGCCGTTAGTTGTTATTGAATAAAAGGATGTGATCTAATTGAATGGAACTCAAGTTGGTTTCTATGGTTTGGCGGGGTCTTAACTGTATTAAGTGTTGGGAAACAGATATATTCCAGAATAGAGTGTTAATAATACTTGTATCAgacgaaaaatattttagggtgatatattaattatatctATAGAAGATCTCAATTCAATACTTAAATGgatatttcaaaaaatatttatcaataaatattttatgccCCTTGGCTTTAGGTCATAGTGTGCTTTCAAACCCCGATACAAGCTAAGTCATCTTAGCAAGAAATACGAATAGTTTTCTTACCCGCATGTTAAactcaatttttttataaatttgtaaAGCTGTACCTTTTTTGAAAGTGCAGAAGAAcattttgatttgatttgacCGCAGCTAAGGTATTTAACAGTTTTAATGGAATAACAATTATATCGTACTATACAGAAACACTTTAGCTATAAATTCGGGTTGAATTAATATGTTCTAGATTTAGGACTAAACAATTGATGGCGCAACACTAATGTGGGCAAAAATTAAGgttaaattgtttgtaaaatgagaaatatttatttattcttctAACTTAGTTTCATCCCCTTTAACGTAATACCCGACCGTAATCCAGTCCTCGAAACATGCCAAATGCCAAACGACGCATAATGGTCAAGTAATATTCCTTTTTAAAATACTGGCCGGGTGGAAGAAATTCAAAGTGCACATCACCACGAATATCTAAAAAAACCCAATTACAAAAATAACTTGTTTCCCAAGGTAGTATGTTTTTCAATCCTGTAAGTAATATATTACTTCTTTCTTTCATATAAACACCCAACCCTTGTAATTGTGtttcttaaatttatattCAGGCTGCCATTCCAGGAAGCATTTTAGAtacacttttaaaaaattataagctGATCAAAATCCTCGTTTACTAACTTCTGGTTGGTTGAAACCGAAAGTGCCGGTCACTTTCACTCTCCCACGACCGTGTTCAAGGCCGGCTCAAAAGAAAGAACGCATGTTAAAGCGACTGCTACTGACAAAGTAGCACTTACTGTCACAAAAAGCCAACAATGAAGTAATGTCGCATAATTGGACAGCGAAACCGCAGTCCAACACGTCCAAGAACGCACAAAATGCGCGACAAAAGAGCGAAGGCAATGCCAGAAGCGTTTACACCGGGCCAATGTAAGGTCCATAAAACAGTTCCAGcgaatataaatttaaagagGGAAGCCCCAAAGCCAAAAGCCGTTTACTCATTCATGGAGCCGGTGTAAACTGGGCCTTAAGTCTGGTCTGGTTTTCAATGCGACACGAGCATGGTTGTAATTCGCCTGGTTAACTTTATGGGCCTCGCCGCGAGTTGCGCATGCGCATTGGCATTAAAATCTGAACTGCTGGCGTGGATCTCTTAGCCGGTGTACTTACATGCTAAACAtgggaatggaaatggaaatgggcaGCCAAGTCCGTTCGCTCCAACGGTAATTAACAATGCCAACTGACTTTGACCTTAACCCTCGCCGTCCGTTGTCCGCTGTCCGCTGTCCAATGTCCCCTTTAAAGTACCTTGGCATATTTGCACTTGTCCGCGTTGGAAAGGCGGTCGGTCAGATAAGGAAAAAGACGCGGGGCCCAATAATGTCGCGTAAATCATTCTCAAGCAGGCCCGAAAAAATCGAAAGACTTGGCGAAAGGTTTCTGGCCACGCCAAAGCTGCAACGTAAGTGACCTTAACTGGTTTCCAAGAGCGGACAGCATTACATGCATTAAATTCAATAAGCCTTCGACGCAGATGGTTTTATTGAAATGTTCCGATCGATGCGTTTTCGTTCCGATCGGATGTCTACCCCAATTTTCGTTGATTGGTGCAAAATGGGTCGGACGCGAACGCCTGATCAATTTGGGGCCCTTAATGACTTATTACCGCCAGAAAGTTGATTACAAAGTGCATATGGTTGAGAGGGCTTTGGGAAGAGCCAAGGTAATGCGAAATAGGCACTTCCATTGACGTTTATGGGGTGGGATTAGGGATACACCCCCTGTTGCTAATAACCTTTTAAAAACATTACTCTAAAACCCAACCCCTTAACGTTTAGAAAAATGCAATATGTTTTTCTTGAGCTTACAAATATTCAACAATTTATTGATCTACACCACGTTCCACAAACCAGTTAGATAGATCCTTAGTGGTGCTGGTGGTAGGCCACTGGGATTGGGGCAGCAGCAACGGGTGCCACGGTCTTCACCACGGTCTTCACGTGATCCAGGGGCACGCGGTTGACGACGGCGTTGAATCCGTTGACCGGGTCGGAGGTGTACTGCACAATGCGCTTGAAACCATCGGAATCGATCAGGGAGTACTCTCCGCGGACCACGTCGCCATCACGCTCCTCCACCTGGCTCTTGGAGTCGCCGGAGAGGGCGTCCTGCACATCGTACGCGAACTTGTACTGGGGATGGGGGTCGTACTCCTCGGCGGCCTTGGTCAGAACCGGCTGGGCGTGGGCCACGGCAACAGGGGAATGGGCGTAGGTGGCCACGGCGGGGGCGGCATGGTACACCTGCTGGACGGGAAGGACTCCGGCACTGACAGCCGAAACGAGGGCGAGAACAGCGAAGAACTGAAAACCGAGCAAAAAAGGGTTAGTTTCAAGAGGGATCAGATTGTCCTTTCAGGATCGCTCACCTTGAAGGCCATGGCTCTGAGTTTGAAAGTGGGCTTGGTGGCTATCCGTAACTGCTGCGAAGACAGAGAAGATGTGGAATGATTTACTGGACCACGAGCACTGCTTTTTATACCCACTGAAAAAGCGCAAAAAGCAAAATGCGAGTAACGAATTGAAATTGATTAATTCGCTGCTGGGCAAATCATTTTTGTcacttttcattttttctcATTCGTTTCTGTATTATTGCTATGCTATTTACCTCATTAATTTATCGACTGGAAAGGGCGCAATTACAACTGCCCACGCCGTGGGCCACAGATACATTTATGCAATCCGCAGAGACATGCAAATGTGGTGCGGCTTAGTGTCATAGGAGAGACCCTCGGACTGCTTTAGGTATTTGGAATAAGTCTGACCCTCTGCAGGCTATTCGCGAATCAGCCGCTTTCACTATTCTGCCTTGAGTGGTATATCATGTTACCAGCACTGGGAGACCAAAAAGCTTAAGATAACAGAGAGCGTGGAACTGACCTACACAGATGACTTGTTAGAAAAAGTAATATTATCTATTAAGAAGGAGAGTATAAATATAAGAGCGAATAATATTCTGCTTGGCACGGTCTTGGGCAAG is from Drosophila suzukii chromosome 3, CBGP_Dsuzu_IsoJpt1.0, whole genome shotgun sequence and encodes:
- the Edg84A gene encoding pupal cuticle protein Edg-84A; translated protein: MFNQIVIFVALISLAQAGLLPVKSSGSDATFDPHPHYSFNYDVQDAETGDVKSQSESRDGDVVHGHYSVNDADGYRRTVEYTADDVRGFNAVVRREPLSSAAVVLKPKVPVVAPKVQYQPLKKLPPLKPLSQASAVVHRSYAPVIHHAPVTHVVHHAAPAHSYVSHVPLLKTSLHHAHHPHAISYVF
- the Ccp84Af gene encoding larval cuticle protein A2B, translated to MAFKFFAVLALVSAVSAGVLPVQQVYHAAPAVATYAHSPVAVAHAQPVLTKAAEEYDPHPQYKFAYDVQDALSGDSKSQVEERDGDVVRGEYSLIDSDGFKRIVQYTSDPVNGFNAVVNRVPLDHVKTVVKTVAPVAAAPIPVAYHQHH
- the Ccp84Ag gene encoding larval cuticle protein A2B: MAFKFTILFAACIAVASAGIIPAAAPLAAVAQVEEYDPHPQYTYGYDVKDAISGDSKTQVETREGDVVQGQYSLNDADGYRRIVDYTADPINGFNAVVRREPLVAAVAAAPAAVVAAPAPVVRAAVAAPVVRAAPLTAAYAAAPAHLAYAAAPAPLAYAAPAPIVKAAPLVAAGPAIVKTQFASPLISYAY